A segment of the Verrucomicrobiota bacterium genome:
AGTTTGGGAAAGCGCCGATAGATCACCTCCAACAACTCGCCCAGCGTGCACTGGGGAGCGACGCTCTCGGTGACCTGCGGGCAACCGGCCAGCTCCCTGAAATAGGAGTAAAAACTGACTTGGAC
Coding sequences within it:
- a CDS encoding MoaD/ThiS family protein encodes the protein MMVQVSFYSYFRELAGCPQVTESVAPQCTLGELLEVIYRRFPKLGAMRKSTLVAVGVEYQDRNYLLQEGDEVSLFPPVQGG